In Lysobacter luteus, a single window of DNA contains:
- a CDS encoding DUF6338 family protein has product MTQLPSDAIELLAFLLPGFAAAWLFYGLTSHAKPSQFERVVQALIFTFVIQAFLPLLRWALIGFGSVLAFAPWSKESELLGSLFLAVILGGLIAYCTNNDLFHRRLRSFGFTSRTSHPSEWFCAFTEHVTYIILHLKDGRRLYGWPKEWPIDPQRGQFYIQVPSWIDDDGNPIDLTQLDGILVNVQDVEWVEFLRYEEPKK; this is encoded by the coding sequence ATGACTCAGCTGCCATCTGATGCTATTGAGCTCTTAGCCTTTCTGCTGCCCGGGTTCGCAGCGGCCTGGCTCTTCTACGGTCTTACATCTCACGCGAAACCCTCACAGTTTGAGCGCGTCGTACAAGCACTAATCTTTACATTCGTAATTCAGGCGTTCCTCCCTCTTCTTAGATGGGCTCTGATCGGTTTCGGATCCGTCCTAGCATTCGCACCTTGGAGCAAAGAATCGGAGTTGCTGGGGTCGCTGTTTCTTGCGGTCATCCTCGGTGGACTAATCGCTTACTGCACAAACAACGATTTATTCCATAGAAGGCTTAGATCGTTTGGCTTTACGTCACGCACATCTCACCCATCCGAGTGGTTTTGCGCTTTCACCGAGCATGTCACTTACATCATCCTCCATCTCAAGGATGGCCGGAGACTTTACGGCTGGCCCAAAGAATGGCCTATAGACCCACAAAGAGGTCAATTTTATATCCAAGTCCCAAGCTGGATTGACGATGACGGTAATCCCATTGATCTGACACAGCTAGACGGAATACTTGTGAATGTTCAAGATGTCGAGTGGGTTGAATTCCTGCGATATGAGGAGCCAAAGAAATGA